From the genome of Mycetocola spongiae, one region includes:
- a CDS encoding SAVED domain-containing protein has protein sequence MPLAADEGASLVHLTVDAIRNVRTQVVGIDSIHFFIARPVCCAFLLGTAIATLPPITTYEYDTSTALYVPAATFTSRLIIMVEFECSVPQPAGVDVYVITYDEDDNERRLLPSEVTDEILDRSRSFGIDKETGIISRIKHGPLVAAESELGLANVGSLGRAINDNYYGTLLIVDQTSPPVNEDVWDIDERYDIDVRDGAIVALVTHRYPDQPEQTPQEIADGLARLAAAYECCIAGVEFLLPGGDKPESWLAQWDGDDEWSERFRQKVVETLAVTAHDVVIHVATDPANTMATLMEGAAAIADFLKATQNGPLDAADVLNLLRGKHFKALIGEAESNYLEVKTQMHPISAPGEAGKRAKVELAQDIARFANGDVDAILIIGYKEASGGGNKIGSLTPVVDTMFNIPQIQDLLDARIVPPVDGLVIEKFPVTETESVLAIFVPKQPDEMQPYLVHGVVAEGKIEGAFFSIVRRRGEGSITTSPQQIHAYIVAGKRYLRGRD, from the coding sequence GCCACTTGCAGCGGATGAGGGGGCCTCTCTCGTTCATCTGACCGTTGATGCGATCCGCAACGTTCGCACCCAGGTGGTTGGCATTGATTCGATCCACTTCTTCATCGCAAGACCGGTATGCTGCGCCTTCTTGCTCGGAACAGCCATAGCCACGCTGCCGCCCATCACGACATACGAGTACGACACCTCGACCGCCCTATACGTACCTGCGGCAACATTCACGAGTAGACTGATAATCATGGTTGAGTTTGAATGCTCAGTTCCGCAGCCTGCGGGTGTCGATGTGTATGTGATCACCTACGACGAAGATGACAACGAGAGACGATTGCTCCCATCCGAGGTCACCGACGAGATCTTGGATCGGTCACGAAGCTTCGGCATAGACAAGGAAACAGGGATCATCTCGCGGATCAAGCATGGCCCGCTGGTCGCAGCCGAGTCCGAGCTTGGACTCGCCAACGTCGGCAGTCTTGGCAGAGCCATCAATGACAACTACTACGGCACGCTACTTATTGTGGACCAGACAAGTCCTCCCGTCAACGAGGACGTCTGGGACATTGATGAGCGTTACGACATCGACGTCAGAGATGGAGCCATTGTTGCGCTAGTGACGCATCGTTACCCAGACCAGCCGGAGCAGACGCCGCAGGAGATCGCTGATGGGCTCGCGCGCCTTGCGGCTGCCTACGAGTGCTGCATAGCGGGGGTAGAGTTCCTGCTTCCGGGCGGCGACAAGCCAGAGAGCTGGCTCGCTCAGTGGGATGGTGATGATGAATGGTCTGAGCGCTTCCGACAGAAGGTCGTCGAGACGCTGGCCGTGACTGCGCACGACGTAGTTATCCATGTAGCTACCGACCCCGCGAACACCATGGCGACCCTCATGGAAGGTGCCGCCGCGATTGCAGACTTCCTAAAAGCAACGCAGAATGGACCGCTCGATGCAGCCGACGTTCTAAACCTTCTGCGCGGTAAGCACTTCAAGGCTCTTATCGGGGAGGCAGAGTCAAACTACCTCGAGGTCAAGACTCAGATGCACCCGATCTCTGCCCCCGGCGAGGCCGGTAAACGCGCAAAGGTGGAACTCGCACAAGACATTGCGCGGTTTGCTAACGGAGATGTCGATGCAATCCTCATCATTGGTTACAAGGAAGCGTCAGGCGGAGGAAATAAGATCGGGAGCCTTACGCCCGTTGTGGATACCATGTTCAACATTCCGCAGATTCAAGATCTGCTAGACGCACGGATTGTGCCACCCGTCGATGGCCTGGTAATCGAGAAGTTCCCGGTAACCGAGACCGAGAGCGTACTTGCAATCTTTGTCCCCAAGCAACCCGACGAGATGCAACCATACCTCGTACACGGCGTGGTAGCTGAAGGCAAGATTGAGGGCGCATTTTTCAGTATTGTCCGTCGTCGCGGAGAGGGATCCATCACCACGTCTCCGCAGCAGATACATGCGTACATCGTTGCTGGGAAGCGGTATCTCCGGGGCCGCGACTAG